The following proteins are encoded in a genomic region of Candidatus Hydrogenedentota bacterium:
- the ccsA gene encoding cytochrome c biogenesis protein CcsA produces the protein MIGMYRRAVAYLALCVMTVLAADSALSETRWPKAVQREFASLGIQDGGRIKPLETYASVELLQFNGRRSIKDTSGASLSPMEWFLDCLFFPEDAKQYKSFLVENPDVMAMLSLNSEKDRDRFSYNDLAPARMTLFQLANQYAAIPDKDRATAQTQILNLAHNVADFEALTGFMHFAQHPVSIPNSDAIKEIFGGKAEVRLSEILAQAPALQQALMQASTTGGTASQDLRGFLSAIDAILSHADVLAIIPPAAGGKGQSWFSPATLAESAFSQDKIDDTQIATVAALETLSVSKPDSPEFAAAAGELHRATVSLATGRGEYRTIPLELIYQKADFFWYSLYFYVFSFVLVAISWMAPKNKTLGLLNVVAVLIPTCLLVCGVVLRCIIRSRPPVTTLYETILFITATAVIVALFMEYADRRRVALSLASILGVLGVFLANKYEVVERGDTMPSMIAVLDTNFWLSTHVTTVTMGYAAGLLASAVAHVYVLSAALGLKRNDPGYYHALTRMTYGVMCFGLLFATVGTVLGGIWANNSWGRFWGWDPKENGALMIVLWLLIVLHARIAGYIRDGGIAIGAICCGMIVAFSWFGVNLLGVGLHSYGFTSGIATALKTFYGIESVVLLLAAAVALWRPVPAGEPETSSGSTNNASTLQASDVQS, from the coding sequence ATGATCGGAATGTACAGGCGTGCTGTCGCATACCTCGCGCTTTGCGTGATGACAGTACTCGCAGCGGACAGCGCTCTGTCTGAGACGCGCTGGCCGAAGGCCGTGCAGCGCGAATTCGCATCGCTGGGGATTCAAGACGGAGGCCGTATCAAGCCGCTCGAAACGTATGCGAGTGTCGAGTTGCTCCAGTTCAACGGGCGCCGTTCGATAAAGGACACAAGCGGTGCGTCGCTTTCCCCCATGGAGTGGTTTCTAGATTGTCTCTTCTTCCCGGAAGACGCAAAACAGTACAAGTCTTTCCTCGTCGAGAATCCAGATGTGATGGCCATGTTGAGTCTGAATTCGGAGAAGGATCGGGACCGTTTTTCGTACAACGACTTGGCCCCAGCTCGAATGACTCTGTTCCAATTGGCCAATCAGTACGCTGCCATTCCCGACAAGGATCGTGCGACGGCGCAGACTCAAATACTCAATCTGGCGCACAATGTGGCGGATTTCGAAGCGCTGACGGGATTCATGCATTTCGCTCAGCACCCGGTGTCCATTCCAAATTCCGATGCCATCAAAGAGATCTTTGGAGGGAAGGCCGAGGTGCGATTGAGCGAGATCCTGGCGCAAGCTCCGGCATTGCAGCAGGCGCTCATGCAGGCCAGCACAACAGGCGGAACGGCGTCGCAAGACCTACGGGGATTCCTCTCCGCAATCGATGCGATACTCTCGCATGCTGATGTGCTTGCTATCATTCCTCCGGCGGCAGGCGGCAAGGGGCAGAGCTGGTTCTCCCCCGCCACACTTGCCGAGTCCGCGTTTTCGCAAGATAAGATTGATGACACCCAAATTGCGACGGTAGCGGCACTCGAGACGCTGTCCGTTTCGAAACCGGATAGTCCCGAGTTTGCGGCGGCTGCTGGAGAGTTGCACCGCGCGACCGTCTCCTTGGCGACTGGACGGGGCGAATACAGGACCATCCCGCTGGAATTGATCTACCAAAAGGCAGACTTCTTCTGGTACAGCCTATATTTCTACGTGTTCTCCTTTGTATTGGTGGCGATATCCTGGATGGCCCCGAAAAACAAGACGTTGGGGCTGCTTAACGTTGTTGCCGTCTTGATTCCGACCTGTTTGTTGGTCTGCGGTGTCGTTCTTCGCTGCATTATCCGTTCACGGCCGCCCGTGACCACCTTGTACGAGACCATTCTTTTCATCACGGCCACGGCGGTAATTGTCGCCTTGTTCATGGAATATGCGGACCGGCGTCGAGTTGCTTTGTCGCTGGCGTCGATCCTGGGTGTGCTCGGCGTGTTCCTGGCCAACAAGTACGAGGTCGTGGAGCGCGGCGACACCATGCCAAGTATGATTGCCGTGCTCGATACGAACTTCTGGCTCTCGACACACGTGACGACTGTGACTATGGGATACGCGGCTGGTCTGCTTGCGTCGGCGGTGGCGCATGTTTATGTGCTCTCCGCCGCACTGGGCCTAAAGCGGAATGACCCTGGCTACTACCACGCGCTCACGCGCATGACCTACGGCGTGATGTGTTTCGGGTTGCTGTTTGCCACGGTGGGCACGGTGTTGGGAGGCATTTGGGCGAACAACAGTTGGGGGCGGTTCTGGGGATGGGACCCCAAGGAAAACGGCGCCCTCATGATCGTGCTGTGGCTCTTGATAGTGCTGCATGCACGAATTGCAGGTTATATTCGCGACGGTGGTATCGCGATAGGCGCCATTTGCTGCGGGATGATCGTGGCCTTTTCCTGGTTCGGTGTGAACCTGCTCGGAGTCGGTTTGCACAGCTACGGATTTACAAGCGGAATTGCCACTGCCCTGAAGACATTCTACGGAATTGAAAGCGTGGTCTTGCTCCTGGCCGCCGCCGTGGCTCTGTGGCGGCCCGTCCCCGCCGGAGAACCTGAAACTTCATCAGGCAGCACGAACAACGCATCTACTCTACAAGCCAGCGATGTCCAATCGTAG
- a CDS encoding cytochrome c biogenesis protein ResB, with translation MSSLLRAPLRIAGSYWITIATLFLLLVLTFLGTLEQVEHGLYVTQQKYFNSIFLLHQFGDTPIILPLPGVYLLLIVLAVNLTCGALIRLPRAWSHAGVWISHLGILVLLAGGLVTFKSSVDGHLTFYEGESSDEFQSYGDWEIMIAQVGETNARVIPGTSFSHLAPGQSSTFKSADLPFTLTISDFTPNSMLTQEQGSGRVVNGMALKALERDPEQERNVAGVYVTLRDTASGAEQQGILWGMARNPFQAKVGDKTWTFTLQKRRWKLPFMVKLDKFERELYPGTNMPKAFSSDVTVTEGSTVQKFHIAMNKPLRYRGYTLFQASWGPQDARPGEPLFSSLAVVKNPADQWPLYACVIITIGLLFHFGLRLLAYLQQQRESRT, from the coding sequence ATGTCTTCACTATTGCGAGCACCCCTGCGAATAGCGGGGTCGTACTGGATCACGATAGCGACTCTGTTTCTCCTGCTCGTGCTCACCTTTTTGGGAACGCTGGAGCAGGTGGAGCATGGCCTGTACGTGACGCAGCAGAAGTACTTCAATTCGATCTTTCTGTTGCATCAATTCGGGGATACCCCCATCATCCTCCCGCTTCCGGGTGTGTACCTGCTCTTGATTGTCCTTGCGGTGAATCTCACGTGCGGGGCACTCATTCGATTGCCGCGGGCGTGGTCTCATGCGGGGGTCTGGATTTCCCATCTTGGGATACTCGTCCTATTGGCGGGCGGCCTTGTAACGTTCAAGAGTTCCGTGGACGGCCATTTGACCTTCTACGAGGGCGAGTCCTCCGATGAGTTCCAGAGCTACGGCGATTGGGAAATCATGATTGCCCAAGTCGGCGAGACCAATGCGCGGGTGATCCCCGGCACGAGTTTCTCCCACCTGGCTCCGGGGCAATCCAGCACATTCAAGTCTGCTGATCTGCCCTTCACGCTGACGATTTCGGATTTCACGCCCAATTCCATGCTTACCCAGGAGCAGGGTTCCGGCCGCGTGGTAAATGGCATGGCTCTCAAGGCGTTGGAGCGCGATCCGGAACAGGAAAGAAATGTTGCAGGTGTGTACGTGACCCTTCGCGATACGGCAAGCGGCGCCGAGCAGCAGGGAATTCTGTGGGGGATGGCGCGCAATCCATTTCAAGCGAAGGTTGGCGACAAGACGTGGACGTTCACGCTGCAAAAGCGCCGGTGGAAATTGCCGTTTATGGTCAAGCTGGACAAGTTCGAGCGTGAACTGTATCCGGGAACCAATATGCCGAAGGCATTCAGCAGCGACGTAACCGTGACTGAAGGTTCCACGGTGCAGAAGTTCCACATCGCGATGAACAAGCCCCTGCGTTATCGCGGATACACGCTGTTTCAGGCTTCGTGGGGGCCACAAGACGCGAGGCCTGGCGAACCGCTGTTTTCATCGCTTGCCGTGGTGAAAAACCCCGCAGACCAATGGCCGCTTTATGCGTGTGTCATCATCACCATTGGTTTGCTCTTCCATTTTGGTCTGAGGTTGCTGGCTTACTTGCAGCAACAACGGGAGAGCCGCACATGA
- a CDS encoding cytochrome c family protein — MRRIAILTVLGMCSAVFGVLMSSPVQAADEYVGQGQCKVCHNKAAEGEQWNKWKAEKHAKAFETLKSPEAEKIAKDKGLAKPASESPECLKCHVTGYDAAAAAPPAKIVPADGVQCETCHGPGSQHMDAGKKKMFKKDESVDPKQFVAKIDESTCTKCHNSESPTWKEDKYTKKDGTKTGFDFEQAKEKISHPNPTKKK, encoded by the coding sequence ATGCGCAGGATAGCGATCCTGACAGTTCTTGGTATGTGCAGTGCCGTATTTGGCGTATTGATGAGCAGCCCGGTGCAGGCAGCCGACGAATATGTCGGACAGGGCCAGTGCAAGGTCTGCCACAACAAGGCCGCAGAAGGCGAACAGTGGAACAAGTGGAAAGCGGAAAAGCACGCAAAGGCGTTCGAAACGCTGAAGTCCCCGGAAGCGGAAAAAATCGCGAAGGACAAAGGGCTTGCGAAGCCTGCTTCTGAATCGCCCGAATGCCTGAAGTGCCACGTGACCGGTTACGACGCAGCCGCGGCTGCGCCCCCGGCGAAGATCGTCCCCGCCGATGGCGTTCAGTGTGAAACTTGTCATGGTCCTGGTTCGCAGCACATGGATGCAGGCAAGAAGAAGATGTTCAAGAAGGATGAGTCGGTCGATCCGAAGCAGTTTGTCGCGAAGATCGATGAGAGCACCTGCACGAAGTGCCATAATTCCGAGTCGCCGACCTGGAAAGAAGACAAGTATACGAAGAAGGATGGAACGAAGACCGGTTTCGATTTCGAACAGGCCAAAGAGAAGATCTCCCATCCGAATCCCACGAAGAAGAAATAG
- a CDS encoding cytochrome c family protein has product MTQRPRLKWVAVALGVSVFVGACVTLTNPKATKVDRGVRVNHAFHAEQGLDCSTCHEAQEGHFTFPTHDICSTCHEINVDQPSKEACGVCHTNEEYDIKEFVKPLKGDLKFSHDPHVAKIQDCKTCHADPDKGALPAGPQKPVCMECHGKTDRKLNECSVCHNEINQKTKPMFRSGMRIPHDNPETWKRVHGSESKVDPKYCALCHTEQSYCDTCHTTTAPDNHTLAWRKKTHGIEAGWNRNSCAVCHEESTCTKCHQNTKPESHKASWGGPINNHCTSCHYPPTKTGCTVCHESVDHKSAIPSPHRALLYPPNCRKCHPGGSPMRAPHPSNSSVRCEICH; this is encoded by the coding sequence ATGACGCAACGTCCTCGGTTGAAGTGGGTCGCTGTAGCCCTCGGGGTCAGTGTATTCGTGGGAGCGTGTGTGACGCTCACGAATCCCAAGGCCACGAAGGTGGATAGAGGCGTGCGAGTGAATCACGCGTTCCATGCGGAGCAAGGACTGGATTGTTCGACCTGCCACGAAGCGCAGGAAGGACACTTCACGTTCCCGACACACGACATTTGCTCGACGTGTCACGAGATCAACGTGGACCAGCCGAGCAAAGAAGCGTGCGGCGTGTGCCATACCAACGAGGAATACGACATCAAAGAGTTTGTGAAGCCCTTGAAAGGCGACCTGAAGTTCTCTCATGACCCGCACGTGGCGAAGATACAAGACTGTAAAACGTGCCACGCCGATCCGGACAAGGGTGCGCTGCCTGCGGGTCCCCAGAAGCCCGTCTGCATGGAGTGCCATGGTAAGACGGATCGAAAGTTGAATGAGTGTTCGGTGTGTCACAATGAGATCAACCAGAAGACGAAACCTATGTTCCGGTCGGGAATGAGAATTCCGCACGACAATCCCGAGACGTGGAAACGCGTGCATGGCAGCGAGTCTAAGGTCGATCCGAAGTATTGCGCGTTGTGTCACACGGAGCAGTCCTATTGCGATACGTGCCACACCACTACTGCGCCAGACAATCACACGCTGGCGTGGCGGAAGAAGACGCACGGTATTGAAGCGGGCTGGAACCGGAACTCGTGCGCGGTGTGTCACGAAGAGAGCACGTGCACGAAGTGTCATCAAAACACCAAACCCGAGTCGCACAAGGCGAGTTGGGGAGGTCCGATCAACAATCACTGCACGTCGTGCCATTACCCGCCGACCAAGACGGGGTGCACGGTGTGTCATGAATCGGTCGATCACAAGTCCGCGATACCGTCGCCGCATCGGGCATTGCTCTATCCGCCGAACTGCCGGAAGTGCCACCCGGGCGGGTCGCCAATGAGGGCTCCGCATCCGAGCAATAGTTCGGTGCGTTGTGAAATCTGTCACTAA